The DNA sequence GTTGCCGCTCGCGGAGGTGGTGCCGTGGTCGTTGCCGATGGCGCTCGCGGTGGGCGCGAGCGCGGCCGTCATGCCTACAGCGGAAGCGGTGACCGCGGTGGCGGCCATAGCCTTCTTGAGCACAGTATTTCCCTTCTGATGAGCCCCGTCTCAGCCCTTCCAGGAGCACTTTGGGTAACTGTCGCTATGGCCAGTGGTTGCTCCGGTTCACCCGGATGGCCCAGGTGCGGGATATGAATCTCCTACTTCCCTGCGGAAACAGGGGAAGGCAGAAGAAATGACAAAAGGACAAGGGTGGTGCGATCAGCTGATTTCTGTGCTGCGGACGCGTTGCCAGATGCGGTGTCGAGTTCCCTCCGGGAAAAAGATCCGATGGAGTGAATGTGCGCAACCGTGCGCCCGGTCGGTCTGTTGAACCGTGCTGAAGCAAGCCGTGTCTCTGTCCAGGAAAAGGAACAGGAAATGCTTAAGAAGTCAATGGCAGCGGCCGCGGTCGCCGCGTCCGTCGTCGGAATGTCTGCCGCCGCCGCGCCCACCGCGCTGGCCATTGGTGACGACAACGGCACCCACTCGATGAGCGGCAACGACGCCAAGTCGGCGTTCGGCAACTCGGCCACGCACGGCAACATGAGCCCGCAGCTCTCGGCCGTCCAGGGCTCGCTGAACAAGCTGTGCGCGGGTGTCCCGATCAAGGCCAACGTGGGTTCGATCGTCGGCCTGGTCCCGATCGCCGTCCAGGACATCCCGATCCTGTCGGCGCCGCAGAACCAGCAGTGTGTCGAGAACTCGACGCAGGCCAAGGGCGACGAGCCGCTCTCGCACATCCTGGACGACATCTCGGCGCTGTCCGGCAACGGTGTGAACAACGGCTGATCCACCGCGTCATCCGGGGCCGCCCGGGTCGTCCGTACCCCGTTCTCGGGGGCGGCGGCCCGGGCGGTCCTTTTGTGCGGAGGGTCGTGAGTGTTCGCGAGTGCTCGCTGTGTTCGCTGTGTTCGCGATTACTCGCGGTGTGCCTGGTGTGCGTGGTGTGCGCTCAACTCTCCCTACTTCAAGGGATCTTGGCGTGCTGAGTCAATCGAGTGAAATTCCGAATCGCGTCAATTTCTCGGTTTCTTCGGCCGATGCCACTCGTTATCAGGACTCAGGTCACGGTGCGCGAAGCAAATATTGACCGCCCGGTTTCGACCGCCGTATAGGCGTGACCCGACAGAAGGGAAATGTTGTGAAGCTCAAAAAGAGCGCGGCCATCGTCGCGGGCGCGGTTCTGGCTCTGGGTGTGGCTTCCCCGGCGTTCGCCGACGCCGAGGCCAAGGGTGGCGCGCACGGCTCCCCGGGCGTGCTGTCCGGCAACGTCATCCAGGTTCCCGTCCACGTTCCCGTCAACGTGTGCGGCAACACCCTCGACCTGATCGCGCTGCTGAACCCGGCGTTCGGCAACACCTGCGTCAACGACTGACGCAGCCAGCCCAGCTGTTCAGGCTGCGCCTTCGCCGGCCTTGGCACACCCACACGGTGCCAAGGCCGGCTCCACCGCACAGAGGAAGATCACTAGATTGCGACAGGCCCTCAGTAAAGGAATGCTGTCCGCCGCCGCGGCGTCGAGCATCCTGTCTCTGTCTGGCACCTCCGCCCTCGCGGCTGACGCGAGCGGAGCGGCCCACGGTTCTCCCGGCCTCCTGTCGGGCAACAGCGTGCAGGCCCCGGTGGAAGTGCCGGTGAACGTCTGCGGCAACACCGCCGATGCTGCGGCAGGACTCAACCCGACGAGCGGCAACAGCTGCGCGAACTCGGGCCGTTCGGCCGCGCCCGAGCGTGCCGCCGCCCGTGCGCAGCAGCAGCCGGCAGCGCCCGCCCGCGAGGCGGCCAAGCCCGCCCACGCGGAGCGGAAGGCGGCACCCCCGAAGGAGCGGAAGGCGCCGTCGACGGCCGCCTACGGGGAGCACTCGGCGGCGTCCGATCGCGCTGACCGTGCTGACGACGCCGACCGTGGCGACCACGCCGACCGTGCCGACCGTTCCACCCAGCGCGCGACGGCCCACCCGGCCCCCCGCCACGAGTCCCGGCCGCACGCCCCCCGGCACGCGGCCCCGCGGCAGGAAGCCCCGCGTCCGCAGACCCCGGCCGTCAAGCCGGCGGCCAAGCACGCCCCCAAGCACGCGGCCAAGCCCGTCCCCAAGCCCGCCGCGCGGCCCGCCGCCGAGTCCGAGGCCAAGCCCGCCGCCACGACGCCGCACCCCGCGCCGCGGCCCGCCGGTCCGGGTGCCACGGCCACGGGTGAGGCCTCGCACTCGCCGGGTCTCCTGTCGGGCAACCTCGGGCAGCTGCCCCTGGAGCCCGTCCTGAACCTCTGCGGCAACACCGCGGACGTCGTCGCGGCCCTCAACCCGGCCTTCGGCAACCGCTGCGAGGAGGGCGAGACGCCCGCCCCGCCGAAGGAGCAGCCGCCGCTGCCGCCGCGCGGGAAGCCCCCGGTCCGCCCCGCCGAGCCCACCGTGCCGGAACCGAAGGCTCCGCCCCGGGCGGTGACTCCGCCCGAGGCTCCCGAGCCGGTACGCGAAGCCGTGCCGCCCGCGCCCCGGGCCGACGTCGTCCCCGCCCCCCGGGCGCAGCTCGCGCGGACGGGCGCGGAGCCGGGCCTCCTCGGCGCCGCGGTGGCGAGCACCGCACTGCTCGGCGCCGGTGCTGTCCTCTACCGGCGCGGCCGGGCCACGGCCCGGTCGTAGCCCCCGCCCGCCGGCAGCCGGTCGTTCACGACTGACCGTCCCCACGCGCAGCGCGGGACGCCGACCCGAACAGGGTCCGCGTCCCGCGCTGCACGCGTTTTCGGGCCGCTCGGCAGCCGAGCGGCCCGCTCAGCTGCCGAGCCGCTCCGGCTCCCGTACGCCCGTCCGTGACGCCGGTACGGCCCGCGTGCGTACGCGCTCCCGAAGGCGCCGTACGACATTGCGGCCCCACAGGCTGCGCAGGGCCGTGCCGGGGGCGCGGTCGTCCGGGGCGTGCCAGGCCAGCTCCCGCGCCGGGCCCTGGCGGGGAAGGAGCGCCGTCAGCGGGGCGTAGTTCTCCACCAGGAAGGTGCGGCCGGGCAGGGGGCGCGGCGCGGACAGGGGGCGGTGCGTGAGGTCCAGGTGCAGCGCGCGCACCACGTCGAGCTCGGCGCCGTCCGCGAAGAGCCGGAACTGCGCGCCGGGGCGCGGATTGAAGTCGAGCAGGTGGTACGTGCCGGTCGCGGCGTCCTGGCGGAAGTCGAGGTCGAAGACGCCGCGGTAGCCGACCCTCGTCACGAGCCGCGTGGCGAGCGCCTCCAGGGCGGGGTTGGGCACCCACTCGCCGCGCACGGTGATGCCCGCCGCGCGGGGCCAGGCGCGCAGCTTGCGACCCGTGCCGCCGCCGTGCACACGGCCGTCGCGGCCGACATAGCCGTGCACGAACCAGTCGGCGCCCGCGCCCGCCGCCACGAAGGCCTGGAGCAGCAGCGGGCTGCCCGCCTCCGCGCCGCGCTCGTACAGGGCCGCGGCCTCGCCGGGGGAGCGGACGACGACCGTGCTGTGCAGGCCCGCGTCGCGCGGCAGGCACCAGGGGCGGCTCCACTTGGCGACCGCCGCAGGGCCGAGGCTGCGGGCCACCGCTTCGGCCCTGCTCGCCGAGTCCGGCAGCTCCGTCCTCGGATGCGGCACTCCAGCGGTCGCGCACACCTCGGCGAGCGCCGCCTTGTCCGCCACGCTCTCCGCCGTGCCGGGCGCCATCGCGGGCAGTAGGAACCGGTCGCTCAGCTCGGTCCGCAGGGCGCTGACGGCCAGGGAGCCCGCGTCGTCCAGGGGGATGAGCACGGCGGGCCCGCGCAGCGTCGCGGCGACGCGGAGCAGCGCGGCGGCCACCTCAGCGGGGGGCGCGGCGGGCGCGGGCGGCGGGTGCATCCGGTGCAGATAGCGCGAGCGGGCCACCGGGCTGTGCGCATCGGCCGCGACCAGGTGCACCTCCACTCCCGCACGCCCCAGGGAGCGCACCGCGCCCAGCGTTCCGTGGTGGAAGGAATTCCTGTCGATCCGCA is a window from the Streptomyces spectabilis genome containing:
- a CDS encoding ATP-grasp domain-containing protein, producing the protein MQRLDTRIPAVLLRIDRNSFHHGTLGAVRSLGRAGVEVHLVAADAHSPVARSRYLHRMHPPPAPAAPPAEVAAALLRVAATLRGPAVLIPLDDAGSLAVSALRTELSDRFLLPAMAPGTAESVADKAALAEVCATAGVPHPRTELPDSASRAEAVARSLGPAAVAKWSRPWCLPRDAGLHSTVVVRSPGEAAALYERGAEAGSPLLLQAFVAAGAGADWFVHGYVGRDGRVHGGGTGRKLRAWPRAAGITVRGEWVPNPALEALATRLVTRVGYRGVFDLDFRQDAATGTYHLLDFNPRPGAQFRLFADGAELDVVRALHLDLTHRPLSAPRPLPGRTFLVENYAPLTALLPRQGPARELAWHAPDDRAPGTALRSLWGRNVVRRLRERVRTRAVPASRTGVREPERLGS
- a CDS encoding rodlin, translated to MLKKSMAAAAVAASVVGMSAAAAPTALAIGDDNGTHSMSGNDAKSAFGNSATHGNMSPQLSAVQGSLNKLCAGVPIKANVGSIVGLVPIAVQDIPILSAPQNQQCVENSTQAKGDEPLSHILDDISALSGNGVNNG
- a CDS encoding chaplin, with translation MTRQKGNVVKLKKSAAIVAGAVLALGVASPAFADAEAKGGAHGSPGVLSGNVIQVPVHVPVNVCGNTLDLIALLNPAFGNTCVND
- a CDS encoding chaplin family protein, which encodes MLSAAAASSILSLSGTSALAADASGAAHGSPGLLSGNSVQAPVEVPVNVCGNTADAAAGLNPTSGNSCANSGRSAAPERAAARAQQQPAAPAREAAKPAHAERKAAPPKERKAPSTAAYGEHSAASDRADRADDADRGDHADRADRSTQRATAHPAPRHESRPHAPRHAAPRQEAPRPQTPAVKPAAKHAPKHAAKPVPKPAARPAAESEAKPAATTPHPAPRPAGPGATATGEASHSPGLLSGNLGQLPLEPVLNLCGNTADVVAALNPAFGNRCEEGETPAPPKEQPPLPPRGKPPVRPAEPTVPEPKAPPRAVTPPEAPEPVREAVPPAPRADVVPAPRAQLARTGAEPGLLGAAVASTALLGAGAVLYRRGRATARS